The Sabethes cyaneus chromosome 1, idSabCyanKW18_F2, whole genome shotgun sequence DNA segment TTGGCCAATAATAGCGCGCTCGATTGCTGGGCAAACTTTACAGGGGCACCCCACTTAAAATATCGCAAATTGTATGTGTGGAATTGATAAGGAACTGATTACCAACCAGTTGACGTTCTTTCAATTTCCTGACAAAATGGGGGGGAGTCGTGAACGTTCAAGTTGAGTTTTGAACTAAATAAACAGAAGAAAAGTTCAGGGTTTAATACTAAATACTTCAATTTTATTGTTTGTCTCTAGTCAGGCTTCCTGACGGAATAAAACAGCTCGTTGTTGCGTAATGTAAAAATGTGATTGCACGATAACCACGCACGATTGTTGTGGTTAAGCGCGAGTATAAGTTTCAATTGCAGCGTTGGAGTAAAGTTTCTCTCTTAATAATACTACACTTTCTGTGACAGATGACAGTCTACTTTCTCCGTTTCGTGTCCATGTGGGCCAGCAGTTGGTCTACACTGCAGTACAGGTCCGGAGAGTTAACGCACTTACTGTGCCAGCAGCGCACCGGTTCGGGAAACAGCTGTCCCGGGTGCTGCGACCGGAGATGCCGTATCATCTGGAGGACGATCCATTTGCCGCAAACCAGACACTTCATGCGGTTTTCCGCATGTAACTTTTCGTGCGTCTTAAGCTTCCGTTCCGAAGAGTAGCGTCGTTTGCAGAAAGAACAGCTGAACAGTTCCTTTTCGTACATTCCCTGTTCTGCTTCCTCCAGCAGGGAGTTACTGCTGTCATCGTCATCCAGCAGGATCGAAGTAAGGATGGCACTGCTATCCATCGGTGGATATTCTACCAATTGCGTTGGATAGGGCTCTTCTATCTCTTGTCCTTCGACCAGCTCGTAATCGTCCAGCGATGCTTCGTCCTGATATAATGTCTGAGCCACATTATACAGTTCATTATCGTCGATCTCGGATTGTAATTGACCCTTGCTAAATTCGTCTTCATCATCGTCAATTACAACTTCAACCACTGCTTTATCGGGTAATATTGCCTTAGTTGGCGATTCTGATTGCAACTGCTGTTGCTCTTCCTCACTATCGTCGTCATCCAGGCAAACCACCTCCGGTGATGCTTGCCGTTTAGCCATCTGCGTTCGAATTTCAACCTGTTTCCTCCGGTAGAAATCATTGTTTACAATACACTGAATTTTGAAGGTGGACCACTCGTTTAGCTTCTGTAGGCAATCCGAACAAATCGACGACGGATAGTCGTCGGCGATGTTTAActaaaaacaaactttagttcAGTAAAATGTTCATGGCACAAAGGTCAATTACCTTTATCGAAGTGCATTCCACCACTTTCTGGATGACAAGGATGTTCGGTTCCATGGTTTGTACGTTGAACAAGGGCACTGTGCCGGAATTCGGCGTCAGGCAAAGGCGGCACATTAACGGGTCCATCGCGTTTTTGCTGTGTGTGGCAAGATTGTTGCACAAATAAACTACACTACACTAGTTCACCTTTAGAAGGGATAACACTCGGAAAATTCATCTGTAATCGAAGGAATGCATAAATAATAATTGCAGTACTTATTATAATACTGCGTTGCTTAAACAATGTAAATATGTGTACAAACATTCTTTGACAGCTTGCGTGATGGTCGACTGGGGATTGAATGGCCGGCTGGCCGAAAGTCGACAAAGTTTCAGTACGGTTCGTGTCATTTTGAACTGTCCCGCGTACGTTGATCGATCTAAGCCGGCTCAAGCTGTAAACCATTCGGagaattttttcacttttggtCAAGCGTAAGTCATTTAGAACACTCTGTTCACATTATTCGTGCTAATTTTGTTCAGTGCCCCCaataagagcgatgttgaacaacaaGCTGGATAATCcctcaccttgtctcaaccttcgCCGTCGCATATCGAAGAGTCtaaaggtaccagtacactgtttgctttatcgtcaaattttcttcctgtcagaatttgggcaaattttggtatttgacagacatatttgtcttgcccagtacactgtttgtcaaatttgatgtcaaaaattcgatctgagacgttacccgtgtttcaaaatcaaataaattttgacatattttgtggggccagtacactgtttgcaaaacagcatgaaattcgtgagattatcaaatacattcggcccgaaaatgtttgcgccagcagatttctgtgcagatcaaactgatcaaatacgcaaaaaaagtacgctcggaaagtgaggctattcatttaacaggaagctgaaagccattttaatttttttaaacacgttttaatacagtcattattattaattcaaaataataaatacaaattactgcggtatgaaaaaatgcaatttatatacactgaaatcgctttttacgcgatttttttacgcgactttttacgcggttttcggaatttacgcggttttgatttacgcgggacgtatccttcgcgtaaaaagcgacttgagtgtaaattcaatttctacatttagtgatgtccggtaatcgctcgattaatcgattacaacatggaataatcgaataatttgtaatcgaatactgccggcacgagtaattcattaatcgaatagtttaaataagataaaaaaatgcgaataatccccattaatcgttcataatcgtacgattaatcgaataatttaacgaaatattcgaatatttatagtcgaatactactagctagaccgaccgatcgaccgactagaccggaacccggacctcaattttcgttccgatgtcgaacactacgactagcacgaatactgaactaatcgatcAGTGCCTACTCggtcgattaatcggtaatcgaataattaaaaatttcggacatcactaatatcaataccaatgtcagccgtgtcgcttttgtccaataccaatatcagccgaattgaccattttacgaaccataacaacattgctgatattgattttgCTTCAGAGCTGCCatcaatacagatatttgtgcaagcataaatttgggactctaccgttttctccggagtatttaattttatcgatctaatcttttaaataacataaatagtttatggactactttaaaattcaggaacattagtagagccagaaatcacagcaactgaaataattgatgggtcccaaatttatgtatgcacaaatatctgtatttgtggcagctctgttttgctttcccgtggggcatctgcggattgtcaaagtaccagcacagcacagggaaagcgccacatcaatatcagcaagtcagcatgtcgctttgtcacgtaaaatgctcTTTACATAAAGGCATTGCTTGGTATATAATAAGTTGGGCACctacttttcaaaaggtcgtaagcagatgccagatatatccaacaaacatttctgttgaataacagttaatcaagcgcttattacccggtaatctatacccctactattaaagaaaaatgaatgttgggtgcatgcataaatttgggacattatttttccgcagtatttcatttttacagtctaatttttgctataatgtacatagtttatgaagtactagtacgtattatagagattgctgacatttaccgcacgcacagttcgcatttgtttgtttttttttcgctgcgaaaaatttttcacgatgcacacaaaccactgTATTAGTCTcacattagcaatcctgataccgtccgttattatggcaaatggtgtaaaaagctggatagcgcatcactgtgtgattacagcgcactacttgcgacacacaaaaccagaataaaattgaatgtcacacagctatccacctattcgcgtgcgtaatgacggctactggatacaactttcggaaaacgttagcatgcttttggcagctttattcacgttaagttaatatttccagccttaattgtcgttgtagaactttcaagcatacgtgagcggagttcccaaaagcaaataaacattgtcgaaaagcgtacccacagtagaatcaatatatatagaatgccagtgtcgctgtttttctataggactcattgtatcatacaatctgtatcaagtctgtgaatcgggaacttcattgtcaatgttgctcattgttatatatctgttctttatctgtgcgctggttggtgctgtcttcagtgcgttctccgctgtgtttttatgctaGTGAAATggtaacgttctttttcttttcgtccggatgaatagaatccctcACTGCGCCCTTttacaccgattttttcagaaatttgaagcaagcgaagtttccaatcacattacttggtagccatatttgaaatttcaaactgattgtcaaagtttgacaatgagattccccttttaatGAATCTCAGACGCACatacatttgcatatataatgtaaatacattatctgaacatgtgtgatgtttaccacgcgcactgcagcgacactggcattctatatatattgattatactgtacccactagccgccattaagcgcgcgaaaaggtggattacGGGTTTCAACTACAACAGCAATATTAATATTGCTAGTCGAATAGAGTCGGTGCAACGGAGGTTTATCCGCTTTGCCTTCCGTAGGTTACCATGGAATGACCCGTTCTGgctaccaagctacgaacagcgctGCAGATTAATCAACTTGGACACCCTGCTAACACGTCGGGACGTAACTAGAACCGTCTTCGTATCAGATGTTCTGACATCTCGGATTGACTGTCCTTGGTTTCTTTGAAGACTAGACATCTTAACTCGGTCTCGCTTAACGCGGAATAATTTCTTCTTGCATATACCGCATCGGAGAACTAACTacagtactttcggtactgtaaccggcttacaacggaacttcaaccgttttgtgtcctatttcgactttgacgtcagcTGCAACGTATtgaaaacccgatttagagctcttgctattagtttttaagtagtcagtGTCGTGACCGTCTTCCGTACGCCGTGCGCTGAAGACCAAAACTCAACCGATCGTCTGTACATCCGAAGCAACGCAAACGCAATccaactttttctttttctcgctAGTTCtcagatattcaacaaatcccGAATGAATGCAGACACTCGCATACATATTGAGCATAATGCTTGCAGATCTAACACGAAGCGGCTCTTGCTCATGTTATATACTGCTCAAAGCAGAAGTGCCGTTACCTTATACTTTACAGTTACACTGAAGTAAATCACTTTGATTTTTATTCTAGGCATCTGGCATATTCTCTACAGTCAGTAGGATAGAAAAATCTGTGCATGCCTTTggcaagttgatatttccagccttagttgttgttgtagaactttcaagcatacgtgagcaaataaacattgtcgaaaactgtacccattagccgccattaagcgcgcgaaaaggtggatatgcatacaataattgttcatattttctagtaaattatcaatgttaacagaaacagaatgtagCCTTTCGATCCTGAAATGAACGTTTAAATGCTGACTATTAATTTACTAGATATACTAGAATAATGTTTCACATATGTAGTATTATATACGTGGTAGTGCCTAATTTTAGAGagtatttaaggtgaaattagtcgtcatcgattctgccaatttcaaaagcagtttttttgtttgaaacaaaaattctgttcatgaaaatatattcgctgtgttcagattggcaagaagaaggcagtatttatatttttacaactagaccccagctattgggtccaaaaactgcttccgaaattgggctctccgacgaaaagttattgactgctaatttccccttgaacaaatcatgttcgaaaaacaggtctattaagtgatttcctcattattcataatctttttaacttttcactattgatttaataatgtcctgatttattccagtgtcatttcctttgcaaaaNNNNNNNNNNNNNNNNNNNNNNNNNNNNNNNNNNNNNNNNNNNNNNNNNNNNNNNNNNNNNNNNNNNNNNNNNNNNNNNNNNNNNNNNNNNNNNNNNNNNNNNNNNNNNNNNNNNNNNNNNNNNNNNNNNNNNNNNNNNNNNNNNNNNNNNNNNNNNNNNNNNNNNNNNNNNNNNNNNNNNNNNNNNNNNNNNNNNNNNNNNNNNNNNNNNNNNNNNNNNNNNNNNNNNNNNNNNNNNNNNNNNNNNNNNNNNNNNNNNNNNNNNNNNNNNNNNNNNNNNNNNNNNNNNNNNNNNNNNNNNNNNNNNNNNNNNNNNNNNNNNNNNNNNNNNNNNNNNNNNNNNNNNNNNNNNNNNNNNNNNNNNNNNNNNNNNNNNNNNNNNNNNNNNNNNNNNNNNNNNNNNNNNNNNNNNNNNNNNNNNNNNNNNNNNNNNNNNNNNNNNNNNNNNNNNNNNNNNNNNNNNNNNNNNNNNNNNNNNNNNNNNNNNNNNNNNNNNNNNNCTTCCTTTCTACACGATTTTTCCTGTACcaaattcgattttgacagcagttcaaataataaacattgtgagcttttttgataagtttcaagcaaacaaaccggcgaacagcgcaaaatgttacgaaaacaaatttaatttgattggcatattacactgttttacaaaccgccaaattttattggaaaagctcggcgacattttgaaaaataaaatttgttcgaatatttggttgggtcagtacacgggttttcaaatttatttgatgaaatagatcaaatattggatgattcagcaaacagtgtactggtaccttaaGAGAGTgttccgagatgcgcacgaaacgcatcactcgatccaacgtAGCTCTggccagtcgcgtcagtttatccgaaaaatcatgttcgtgcattatctgccatagctaatCTCGAtcggctgtatcgtatgctgctttgaaatcaataacgatgtgatgcgtgggcatgttgtactcccgatatttctgcaagatctgtcgaatgGTAAAAATTTAGTCCATAGTTTCGCGAtgccccatgaaacccgcccgGTAATTCCCTTTGAAACCTATTGCGATCGGTGACAACCGATGTTACAGGATCTGCGAGAGTAACTTGCAAACGACTTTTTctagcgttatgccgcgataattGAACAgataggacaaaccactccttctatccattcctccggtaacttctccccccaaatcttggaaataacacAGTGTAGAGCCATTGTCAGCATTTtgcggccatgtttataaagctctgccggtaggccagcaactttgttggtcttcagcaacctgatttctcgtttgacttctggGAGATCAAATGCTGGGGCATTTCTTTCTTCCATGCGCACTCCAAGGTTAAATACCGCTTCGTCTCCTTTTGAAATTTCGCCATTGAAATGTTCATCGAAGCACTTAAAGATTTGAACGGTAATAAAACAATAACGACGTGGTGTTTGTTATGCGGTGAGCTAAGCAAGCCATTCAAGTGTGACACTATGTATAATCTATCGCGGCATTTGATTTCAAAACATAAAAAGCAAGctgttgaaattgggcttaatgTCGGCGAGGGTCAACTTGAGGGCGATGTTCCGGGAAAGCTTAGTCGCGTTACCGTTTCCATTGACCGTAATACTTACATAACATCGATCGTTAGGTGGATCACCGAGTGCAATATACAGTTgaattttttctccaaaaatgtGCGAGTGACGTGTTAATGCCCATTGAGCAAGCTTTGAAACTTATTAGCATAAGCcgtaaaaatgtaacaaaatatgTCAGTGCAGTGGAATCTCGTATGGTAACATTTATTGCAGAcctaatgaaaaataaatttgtctGCATTAAAGCAGACTTAGCTTCTTGCAGGGatggttcgttcactttgactcaattttgattcattttacagtaccgtctcagccgagcgaaatatgacaatgttatgtatggaacatttgtagaaatagttctaatctacaatttttctgaacaaagttttgctgtatcttttgcagttacggtgctacaacgctagtaactcatcagtgactaaatgaacgttcaattTTATTCcgtaaaattatagataataacctgttctacaaatgttccatagaTAACttcgtcatatttggccccgttaagacggtactgttaaatgaatcaaaattgagtcaaagtgatcgaaccatccctggcttCTTGCAAGGGCAGAGCCAATTTGAGCATAAATAGTCAGTTTACCGTGAAGGGGAGGTTGGTAATTCGCACGTTAGCGATGATGGAGCGTACTAATCGAAATACTGCCGAAAATGTTTTCGGTGATATGAAAGAAGTGCTGAACAAATTTAATGTTGAGATCCAGCAAGTGTATGCGATAACTACAGACAATGGAAAAAATTTGCTCAAAGCGACGAAGTTGATGAAGAACGCGCAATTtatacaaataaatgaaacagaaGAGGCTGATATGTGCGAAaccgaaaatgaaaataacgaaaatcaTAGTGCGGGCGAAGAACAGGATTCAGACGATGATGAATCATTTTTATCTATTGCGTAAGTACTTCGTCAGATATAATTGCATGATTTATCTATTACAGTGAtcataatattgctgattgcaaggaaaattgtaccatccaaagtgcgatatcgctcataaaagtgctattttgcattaaatcgtttcggtatcttcagcgcactttttcgttatattccaagcaataagtgcgccgaagacaccgaaacgatttaatgcaaaatagcacttttataggcgatatcgcactttggatggtacaattttccttgcaattgacaataattacTCTAAGTAATTAACAGTAATACGTTCAGACCATTTCTGGACTGTGTTGGCTGTTCGATATCCAGCGCCTTATAAGAATTTTACTGTGTTAAGAGCGGGGCATTTTTCATAATTATCGTACAGTTTAGGCCGAAAGACCCGAGAATTTCACGAAACATAAAATACACGAGAATAATTCTAAGATTatgaacgaaaacaatatcAGACAGATTAGAGGCCTCTCATTTTTCCAACATTCCAAAAAAACATCACTTATTTTATAACATCATAACTTAAACCAACCATACAACAAAATTATTTGTTCTTGAGTTATGGTCCTAAGTCAATTTTCCTTATTTgtcaatttaaaaattcatgTCTCATGAATCATAGCATCATAGGGCCAACATTTACGACAATGTAAGTAAATTGCTAGGGTATATGACAATGTAAGGATTGCTTATAAGCGTAAACATAGGTTGTAAAAGCTTTTTCTCTGCATTTTCCACAATCAGCTGAAAATTCCAAAGAAAAGGCGTAGTAACAATGAATCTTTTAAAATACATTTTAGTGGTAAAAATGTGGTGCCATATTTTGATAACaaagtcaaaattaaaaaagaaaacagtaaTTAACAATTGTTACAAATattacattttattattaatatttcaCTAACATATAGTACTTATCGATTATTTTATAAGTAAATTTACTGCAGAGAAGCGGACCAGGTCGAGGATTTAGGCGAGGATGATTATCTGAATTTCATTGACGATATAAATTCTCCCGTTAGGACTCCCTTCCAACGAACGATCTGCCCGTAGTTCTACAGCCACATCTCAATGGTATACAATGTGCTGCTTATGATATTCAGTTATCCGTGTATGATGTTATAAAAAAGAGAGCTGTTTCAAACTTCTTGATTAAGGTGCGAAAACTTGTGAAGACGTTGAGAACACAAGCGTACTCAGCAACattgaaaaatagtaaaactttTAATATGCCCATACTAGATGGGGAAACTCGATGGGCCTCCGCCTACCTAATGGTAGCCCGTATCGAGGAACTGAAAAAGGTAATACAAGGACTCTTGCCTACAGAACTGTAGCGAGAATATAATGATAAATTTTGGATATACGCTAATCGATTTACTAAGGCAACAAAGCCGCTTTTTATATTAACAAAACGTATTCAAGAGGAAGCGTTGACATGTGGAACCATGTATTTATACTGGAAAGAATGTTGCCTCGAACTTGAAGAATTGGACGATGCCTTGGGAAATGAATTGCTTGGGGCACTTCTCAATAGAAAATACATTTGGTTCGACAATCCGGCTAATCTTGCAGCATTGTCCGTTGACCCGCAGTTAAACGAGTTTGAGCCGCCGATACTAACACGGGAACA contains these protein-coding regions:
- the LOC128732577 gene encoding uncharacterized protein LOC128732577 → MDPLMCRLCLTPNSGTVPLFNVQTMEPNILVIQKVVECTSIKLNIADDYPSSICSDCLQKLNEWSTFKIQCIVNNDFYRRKQVEIRTQMAKRQASPEVVCLDDDDSEEEQQQLQSESPTKAILPDKAVVEVVIDDDEDEFSKGQLQSEIDDNELYNVAQTLYQDEASLDDYELVEGQEIEEPYPTQLVEYPPMDSSAILTSILLDDDDSSNSLLEEAEQGMYEKELFSCSFCKRRYSSERKLKTHEKLHAENRMKCLVCGKWIVLQMIRHLRSQHPGQLFPEPVRCWHSKCVNSPDLYCSVDQLLAHMDTKRRK